The following proteins come from a genomic window of Metarhizium brunneum chromosome 2, complete sequence:
- the hnt1 gene encoding Hit family protein 1: MSCIFCRIIKGEIPCMKLFESEKTLAFLDVGPLSKGHALVIPKYHGAKLADIPDDQLTEILPTLKKLVSATGAVDYNILQNNGTIAHQQVHHVHFHMIPKPNDAEGLGISWPSTPGDMDKLKALCEDIKSKM; encoded by the exons ATGTCCTGCATCTTTTGCCGCATCATCAAGG GCGAGATTCCTTGCATGAAGCTCTTTGAGAGCGAAAAGACGCTGGCTTTCCTCGACGTCGGGCCACTCAGCAAAGGTCATGCT CTGGTCATACCCAAGTATCATGGTGCAAAGCTGGCCGACATTCCCGATGACCAGCTCACAGAAATTCTG CCCACCCTGAAAAAGCTGGTTTCCGCAACTGGCGCCGTTGACTATAACATACTCCAAAACAACGGTACCATAGCTCACCAACAGGTTCATCAT GTTCATTTTCACATG ATTCCAAAGCCCAACGACGCAGAAGGCCTCGGAATTAGTTGGCCTTCCACACCAGGTGATATggacaagctcaaggcccTCTGCGAGGACATCAAGTCCAAAATGTAG